Proteins co-encoded in one Setaria viridis chromosome 9, Setaria_viridis_v4.0, whole genome shotgun sequence genomic window:
- the LOC117839759 gene encoding 1,4-dihydroxy-2-naphthoyl-CoA thioesterase 1 isoform X2, which yields MGGATATPAAAQDSSSRGKAMMAELDAPLHALGFEMEELSPSRVAGRLLVTPTCCQPFRALHGGVSALLAEALASMGAHMASGYRRVVGMQLSINHFRAAALGDTVLARALPVHVGRSTQVWEVKLWKMDPSTGEKGPQIAESRVTLLSNLPLPEEHKNAGDALKKYASKL from the exons ATGGGCGGCGCcacggccacgccggcggcggcgcaggattCCAGTTCCAGGGGCAAGGCGATGATGGCGGAGCTGGACGCGCCGCTGCACGCGCTCGGGTTCGAGATGGAGGAGCTCTCCCCGTCGCGGGTCGCCGGGCGCCTCCTCGTGACGCCGACCTGCTGCCAGCCGTTCAGGGCGCTGCACGGCGGCGTGTCGGCGCTGCTGGCGGAGGCGCTGGCGAGCATGGGGGCGCACATGGCGTCCGGGTACCGCCGCGTCGTCGGGATGCAGCTCAGCATCAACcacttccgcgccgccgccctcggcgaCACCGTCCTCGCGCGGGCCCTCCCCGTCCACGTCGGCCGCTCCACCCAG GTTTGGGAGGTGAAGCTGTGGAAGATGGATCCATCCACGGGGGAGAAGGGCCCTCAGATCGCGGAATCCAGAGTCACGCTGCTGAGCAACCTGCCCCTGCCGGAGGAGCACAAGAACGCAGGGGATGCCCTCAAGAAATATGCATCAAAACTGTAG
- the LOC117839759 gene encoding 1,4-dihydroxy-2-naphthoyl-CoA thioesterase 1 isoform X1 produces the protein MGDATRRRQQPAAEQGSSGAKAAELDPPLHAIGFEVEELSPSRITGRLLVTPTCCQPFKVLHGGVSALVAESLASMGAHMASGYRRVAGVQLSINHFRSAALGDTVLARAVPVHLGRSTQVWEVKLWKMDPSTGEKGPQIAESRVTLLSNLPLPEEHKNAGDALKKYASKL, from the exons ATGGGCgacgccacgcggcggcggcagcagccggcggcggagcagggcaGCTCCGGCGCCAAGGCGGCCGAGCTGGACCCGCCGTTACACGCCATCGGCTTCGAGGTCGAGGAGCTCTCCCCGTCCCGGATCACCGGACGCCTCCTCGTCACGCCCACCTGCTGCCAG CCGTTCAAGGTGCTGCACGGCGGCGTGTCGGCGCTGGTGGCGGAGTCGCTGGCGAGCATGGGCGCGCACATGGCGTCGGGCTACCGCCGCGTCGCCGGGGTGCAGCTCAGCATCAACCACTTCCGGAGCGCCGCCCTCGGCGACACCGTCCTCGCGCGGGCCGTCCCCGTCCACCTCGGCCGCTCCACCCAG GTTTGGGAGGTGAAGCTGTGGAAGATGGATCCATCCACGGGGGAGAAGGGCCCTCAGATCGCGGAATCCAGAGTCACGCTGCTGAGCAACCTGCCCCTGCCGGAGGAGCACAAGAACGCAGGGGATGCCCTCAAGAAATATGCATCAAAACTGTAG
- the LOC117839338 gene encoding uncharacterized protein At4g38062 isoform X1, which yields MSRSFFPTCSSQKAEMEEMSKELDDLRVEVESLAAQLRAKSDLADGLKRASADQAARLRDAREDAERHAAEAAARGEEAAAAGERCGQLEARLAEKEQALRHLCGVHEALKGTLREKTEGLEADKMGLLAALEDAEARQAEQEAALRARDEEVARLRGLLSEKERRCGEAEKRGVAPREMVMRDDMLEKLEEEKAAVEGKLKWKAEQFRHLEEALKKVQDDFRAAKREWGSDRSTLVDRIGALEADLDSKARISEDFRCRLEMCSQALAHEEGRRKWVEAEMSELRHMYGNVVSEYEEARSMVESLTANRDGEIASLRSSLAEKVTLLKEMGYSKERLEQENDDLRSTLKEYQEAQISGADAVVSLKDLREKFRALEQTHRSCTEKLRDKEDKWRMQMEKLGSDLDGCLSQLESKDTLTRELQNELLGSYKSLELQTVENWEALIIAIVVQSKFHESCSCIDTVRLNIHHHCEGTEKEIASVRKQLEERNCTIVQSQAERKQQSEVIAKLQGRIEELERTEQEHEKMQRQLDTYKEMLEDTSRDVHCIKDEASEKENNLQEKLREALGALDEANCALADRNNELSQLEINLHQQKQATEHLEKLKVDMQSELKGYMDSNHTLKRDLDAALVAKMEAEEVLIQEKVKLLGALNEANYVLSERSSELSQIENNFHQQKQALEHLEKLKVDMETELKTYMDENCVLKRDLDVALIAKMEYEECHTKEKEKLCGIISEKGKVIDELQQYIAVLEEENLGQKLDLGGLIKMQYEKSIQEVNNNYSEIVEVYDIKLLELEERVSFFEQKFTSREQEIMDMFDQEEAYWYTLIAEKEIAISDIQRTVESVKVDIEKLLETAAAKVTEVQLEVNQLYRFAETLNSLNIIQEHDRVFKDMLIAECDRELESLRVALVLEKEQSGNLKNLTEQLKAQATAEMLEKSKEHLEVANKLKSLEERKEMLEEQLGVLKSRTTDLSNVVLQERNELVDELTGLTNTIGEVIYGGENLMSNLRRITQKVNEEEPYNDTPSSEKTNGRTSAPLIKNKSGHVLDRRSPLKEHNY from the exons ATGTCCCGTTCCTTCTTCCCGACCTGCTCCTCCCAGAAAG CGGAAATGGAGGAGATGAGCAAGGAGCTCGACGACCTGCGGGTCGAGGTGGAGTCGCTCGCCGCGCAGCTCCGCGCCAAGTCCGACCTCGCCGACGGCCTCAAGCGCGCGAGCGCCGACCAGGCCGCGCGGCTGCGTGACGCCCGGGAGGACGCCGAGCGGcacgcggcggaggccgcggccaggggcgaggaggccgccgccgccggggagcggTGCGGGCAGCTGGAGGCCAGGCTGGCCGAGAAGGAGCAGGCGCTGAGGCACCTCTGCGGGGTGCACGAGGCGCTCAAGGGCACCCTCCGGGAGAAGACCGAGGGGCTCGAGGCCGACAAGATGGGCCTCCTCGCGGCGCTCGAGGACGCCGAGGCGAGGCAGGCGGAGCAGGAAGCCGCCCTGCGCGCGCGCGACGAGGAGGTCGCGCGGCTCAGGGGGCTCTTGtcggagaaggagaggaggtgCGGCGAGGCTGAGAAGAGGGGGGTGGCGCCGAGGGAGATGGTGATGAGGGACGACATGCTGGAGAAgctcgaggaggagaaggctgccGTAGAGGGCAAGCTCAAGTGGAAGGCCGAGCAGTTCAGGCACCTCGAGGAGGCGCTCAAGAAGGTCCAGGATGACTTCAGGGCGGCCAAGAGGGAGTGGGGCTCAGATAGGTCAACCTTGGTTGATCGGATTGGTGCTCTTGAGGCTGATTTGGATTCCAAGGCCAGGATTTCGGAGGATTTCCGATGCAGGCTTGAGATGTGCAGCCAGGCGTTGGCACATGAGGAAGGCCGGAGGAAGTGGGTGGAAGCAGAGATGTCTGAGCTGCGCCACATGTATGGAAATGTGGTCTCGGAATATGAAGAGGCCAGATCAATGGTTGAGTCATTGACCGCAAATAGGGATGGCGAAATTGCATCTTTGAGGAGCTCACTGGCTGAGAAGGTGACGTTACTTAAGGAAATGGGGTACAGTAAGGAACGTCTTGAGCAAGAAAATGATGATTTGCGGTCGACACTGAAGGAGTATCAGGAGGCACAGATTAGTGGTGCAGATGCTGTTGTGTCACTGAAAGATCTGCGGGAGAAGTTCCGAGCTCTGGAGCAGACACATAGAAGCTGCACTGAGAAGCTAAGAGATAAAGAAGACAAATGGAGAATGCAGATGGAGAAGCTTGGGAGTGACTTGGATGGATGCTTATCACAGTTGGAATCCAAAGATACGCTTACCAGGGAATTGCAGAATGAGTTACTGGGCAGTTACAAGTCCCTTGAGCTGCAAACTGTGGAGAATTGGGAAGCCTTGATAATTGCCATTGTTGTACAGTCAAAATTTCACGAGTCCTGCTCATGTATTGATACTGTTAGACTGAATATACATCATCATTGCGAAGGAACTGAAAAGGAAATTGCATCTGTCAGAAAGCAGTTGGAAGAAAGAAATTGCACAATTGTTCAATCTCAAGCTGAACGGAAACAGCAATCTGAGGTAATAGCAAAATTGCAGGGAAGAATTGAGGAGCTAGAACGTACAGAACAAGAACATGAGAAGATGCAGAGGCAGCTTGATACATACAAAGAGATGCTTGAAGACACATCGAGGGATGTTCACTGCATAAAAGATGAAGCTTCAGAGAAGGAAAACAACCTGCAGGAGAAATTGAGGGAGGCATTAGGTGCTCTTGATGAAGCAAACTGTGCCCTTGCTGACAGGAACAATGAGCTGAGCCAATTAGAAATCAACCTTCATCAGCAAAAGCAAGCAACTGAGCATTTGGAAAAACTGAAAGTTGATATGCAGAGTGAACTCAAAGGCTATATGGATAGCAACCATACACTGAAGAGAGATCTTGATGCTGCTCTTGTTGCCAAGATGGAAGCTGAGGAGGTGCTTATACAAGAAAAGGTGAAGTTACTAGGTGCCCTCAATGAGGCAAATTATGTCCTCTCAGAGAGGAGCAGTGAGCTGAGCCAAATTGAGAACAATTTTCATCAGCAAAAGCAAGCATTGGAGCATTTGGAGAAGCTGAAGGTTGATATGGAAACTGAACTCAAAACATATATGGATGAAAACTGTGTACTGAAGAGAGATTTGGATGTTGCTCTTATTGCCAAAATGGAGTACGAAGAGTGTCatacaaaagaaaaggagaagttATGTGGTATAATTAGCGAGAAAGGAAAGGTGATTGATGAGCTTCAGCAATACATCGCTGTACTAGAAGAAGAAAACCTGGGCCAAAAACTTGACTTAGGCGGTCTTATCAAGATGCAGTATGAGAAATCTATTCAAGAAGTGAACAACAATTACTCTGAAATTGTTGAGGTCTATGACATAAAACTTTTGGAGCTTGAAGAAAGGGTTAGTTTCTTTGAGCAGAAATTCACATCCAGGGAGCAGGAGATCATGGATATGTTTGATCAAGAGGAAGCATATTGGTATACACTAATTGCAGAGAAAGAAATTGCTATTTCTGACATTCAACGAACTGTTGAATCTGTTAAAGTTGACATCGAGAAACTTCTTGAAACTGCAGCAGCAAAAGTCACAGAAGTTCAGCTCGAGGTTAATCAACTTTATCGATTTGCAGAAACTCTGAATTCACTTAATATCATACAAGAGCATGATAGAGTTTTCAAGGATATGCTGATTGCAGAATGTGATAGAGAACTCGAGTCCTTGCGGGTGGCTTTAGTGCTAGAGAAAGAACAGTCAGGAAATTTGAAGAATCTTACTGAGCAACTCAAAGCCCAGGCTACTGCAGAAATGTTAGAAAAATCAAAGGAGCATCTGGAAGTTGCAAATAAGCTGAAGTCATtggaggaaagaaaagaaatgttagaAGAGCAGCTGGGAGTGCTAAAGTCTAGAACAACAGATCTGTCTAATGTTGTTCTTCAAGAGCGGAATGAGTTAGTTGATGAGCTGACTGGACTCACCAATACTATTGGGGAGGTAATTTATGGAGGTGAAAACCTGATGTCAAATTTGAGAAGGATCACGCAGAAAGTTAATGAAGAGGAGCCATACAATGACACGCCTAGCTCAGAAAAAACTAATGGTAGAACTTCTGCACCTTTGATCAAGAACAAATCAGGGCATGTCCTAGATAGAAGATCGCCTTTGAAGGAGCACAACTACTAG
- the LOC140221384 gene encoding uncharacterized protein, producing MAVPEAASSFGDALIRVNCSHGGRFLPRGPDGALRYVGGETRVLAVPRAATFHDLAARLSREVARGAEVRAIRHRLADEGLEDVIVSVTCDAELAHMRDEYDRLRATRPTARFRVFVITSASAGSGGGGGGFQGRRAAAGLPPLAPKMRRVQSELAQLHRRPSLPAPMRRIQSAQEFARATHVHVQPSFPHRRQQQCCCNCQRRDVCAPAPPPARPVGALPCMSKKVAAPPVPVMKATRRLVFTDAAREKARSRAAQAAMENGRTIWESVRA from the coding sequence ATGGCGGTGCCGGAGGCCGCCTCGTCCTTCGGCGACGCGCTCATCAGGGTCAACTGCAGCCACGGCGGCCGTTTCCTGCCCCGCGGCCCCGACGGGGCGCTGCGGTACGTGGGCGGCGAGACGCGCGTCCTCGCCGTCCCGCGCGCGGCGACGTTCCACGACCTGGCGGCGCGGCTGTCGCGGGAGGTGGCCCGCGGCGCGGAGGTGCGCGCGATCAGGCACCGCCTCGCTGACGAGGGCCTCGAGGACGTGATCGTGTCGGTCACCTGCGACGCGGAGCTCGCGCACATGCGCGACGAGTACGACCGCCTGCGCGCCAcgcggccgacggcgaggtTCCGGGTCTTCGTGATCACCAGCGCTTCCGccggttccggcggcggcggcggcggcttccaaGGGCGGAGAGCGGCGGCAGGGCTCCCGCCCCTCGCGCCGAAGATGCGGCGCGTCCAGAGCGAGCTGGCGCAACTGCACCGGCGCCCTTCCTTGCCGGCGCCGATGCGGCGCATCCAGAGCGCGCAGGAGTTCGCACGGGCCACCCACGTCCACGTGCAGCCGTCCTTCCCCCACCGTCGCCAGCAGCAGTGCTGCTGCAACTGTCAGCGCCGTGACGTgtgcgcgcctgcgccgccgccggcgcgtccgGTGGGCGCACTGCCCTGCATGTCCAAGAAAGTAGCTGCTCCTCCGGTGCCCGTGATGAAGGCTACACGGCGGCTGGTGTTCACCGACGCCGCGAGGGAGAAGGCGAGGAGCAGAGCCGCCCAGGCGGCCATGGAGAACGGAAGGACGATCTGGGAGTCGGTTAGGGCTTAG
- the LOC117839338 gene encoding uncharacterized protein At4g38062 isoform X2, translated as MEEMSKELDDLRVEVESLAAQLRAKSDLADGLKRASADQAARLRDAREDAERHAAEAAARGEEAAAAGERCGQLEARLAEKEQALRHLCGVHEALKGTLREKTEGLEADKMGLLAALEDAEARQAEQEAALRARDEEVARLRGLLSEKERRCGEAEKRGVAPREMVMRDDMLEKLEEEKAAVEGKLKWKAEQFRHLEEALKKVQDDFRAAKREWGSDRSTLVDRIGALEADLDSKARISEDFRCRLEMCSQALAHEEGRRKWVEAEMSELRHMYGNVVSEYEEARSMVESLTANRDGEIASLRSSLAEKVTLLKEMGYSKERLEQENDDLRSTLKEYQEAQISGADAVVSLKDLREKFRALEQTHRSCTEKLRDKEDKWRMQMEKLGSDLDGCLSQLESKDTLTRELQNELLGSYKSLELQTVENWEALIIAIVVQSKFHESCSCIDTVRLNIHHHCEGTEKEIASVRKQLEERNCTIVQSQAERKQQSEVIAKLQGRIEELERTEQEHEKMQRQLDTYKEMLEDTSRDVHCIKDEASEKENNLQEKLREALGALDEANCALADRNNELSQLEINLHQQKQATEHLEKLKVDMQSELKGYMDSNHTLKRDLDAALVAKMEAEEVLIQEKVKLLGALNEANYVLSERSSELSQIENNFHQQKQALEHLEKLKVDMETELKTYMDENCVLKRDLDVALIAKMEYEECHTKEKEKLCGIISEKGKVIDELQQYIAVLEEENLGQKLDLGGLIKMQYEKSIQEVNNNYSEIVEVYDIKLLELEERVSFFEQKFTSREQEIMDMFDQEEAYWYTLIAEKEIAISDIQRTVESVKVDIEKLLETAAAKVTEVQLEVNQLYRFAETLNSLNIIQEHDRVFKDMLIAECDRELESLRVALVLEKEQSGNLKNLTEQLKAQATAEMLEKSKEHLEVANKLKSLEERKEMLEEQLGVLKSRTTDLSNVVLQERNELVDELTGLTNTIGEVIYGGENLMSNLRRITQKVNEEEPYNDTPSSEKTNGRTSAPLIKNKSGHVLDRRSPLKEHNY; from the coding sequence ATGGAGGAGATGAGCAAGGAGCTCGACGACCTGCGGGTCGAGGTGGAGTCGCTCGCCGCGCAGCTCCGCGCCAAGTCCGACCTCGCCGACGGCCTCAAGCGCGCGAGCGCCGACCAGGCCGCGCGGCTGCGTGACGCCCGGGAGGACGCCGAGCGGcacgcggcggaggccgcggccaggggcgaggaggccgccgccgccggggagcggTGCGGGCAGCTGGAGGCCAGGCTGGCCGAGAAGGAGCAGGCGCTGAGGCACCTCTGCGGGGTGCACGAGGCGCTCAAGGGCACCCTCCGGGAGAAGACCGAGGGGCTCGAGGCCGACAAGATGGGCCTCCTCGCGGCGCTCGAGGACGCCGAGGCGAGGCAGGCGGAGCAGGAAGCCGCCCTGCGCGCGCGCGACGAGGAGGTCGCGCGGCTCAGGGGGCTCTTGtcggagaaggagaggaggtgCGGCGAGGCTGAGAAGAGGGGGGTGGCGCCGAGGGAGATGGTGATGAGGGACGACATGCTGGAGAAgctcgaggaggagaaggctgccGTAGAGGGCAAGCTCAAGTGGAAGGCCGAGCAGTTCAGGCACCTCGAGGAGGCGCTCAAGAAGGTCCAGGATGACTTCAGGGCGGCCAAGAGGGAGTGGGGCTCAGATAGGTCAACCTTGGTTGATCGGATTGGTGCTCTTGAGGCTGATTTGGATTCCAAGGCCAGGATTTCGGAGGATTTCCGATGCAGGCTTGAGATGTGCAGCCAGGCGTTGGCACATGAGGAAGGCCGGAGGAAGTGGGTGGAAGCAGAGATGTCTGAGCTGCGCCACATGTATGGAAATGTGGTCTCGGAATATGAAGAGGCCAGATCAATGGTTGAGTCATTGACCGCAAATAGGGATGGCGAAATTGCATCTTTGAGGAGCTCACTGGCTGAGAAGGTGACGTTACTTAAGGAAATGGGGTACAGTAAGGAACGTCTTGAGCAAGAAAATGATGATTTGCGGTCGACACTGAAGGAGTATCAGGAGGCACAGATTAGTGGTGCAGATGCTGTTGTGTCACTGAAAGATCTGCGGGAGAAGTTCCGAGCTCTGGAGCAGACACATAGAAGCTGCACTGAGAAGCTAAGAGATAAAGAAGACAAATGGAGAATGCAGATGGAGAAGCTTGGGAGTGACTTGGATGGATGCTTATCACAGTTGGAATCCAAAGATACGCTTACCAGGGAATTGCAGAATGAGTTACTGGGCAGTTACAAGTCCCTTGAGCTGCAAACTGTGGAGAATTGGGAAGCCTTGATAATTGCCATTGTTGTACAGTCAAAATTTCACGAGTCCTGCTCATGTATTGATACTGTTAGACTGAATATACATCATCATTGCGAAGGAACTGAAAAGGAAATTGCATCTGTCAGAAAGCAGTTGGAAGAAAGAAATTGCACAATTGTTCAATCTCAAGCTGAACGGAAACAGCAATCTGAGGTAATAGCAAAATTGCAGGGAAGAATTGAGGAGCTAGAACGTACAGAACAAGAACATGAGAAGATGCAGAGGCAGCTTGATACATACAAAGAGATGCTTGAAGACACATCGAGGGATGTTCACTGCATAAAAGATGAAGCTTCAGAGAAGGAAAACAACCTGCAGGAGAAATTGAGGGAGGCATTAGGTGCTCTTGATGAAGCAAACTGTGCCCTTGCTGACAGGAACAATGAGCTGAGCCAATTAGAAATCAACCTTCATCAGCAAAAGCAAGCAACTGAGCATTTGGAAAAACTGAAAGTTGATATGCAGAGTGAACTCAAAGGCTATATGGATAGCAACCATACACTGAAGAGAGATCTTGATGCTGCTCTTGTTGCCAAGATGGAAGCTGAGGAGGTGCTTATACAAGAAAAGGTGAAGTTACTAGGTGCCCTCAATGAGGCAAATTATGTCCTCTCAGAGAGGAGCAGTGAGCTGAGCCAAATTGAGAACAATTTTCATCAGCAAAAGCAAGCATTGGAGCATTTGGAGAAGCTGAAGGTTGATATGGAAACTGAACTCAAAACATATATGGATGAAAACTGTGTACTGAAGAGAGATTTGGATGTTGCTCTTATTGCCAAAATGGAGTACGAAGAGTGTCatacaaaagaaaaggagaagttATGTGGTATAATTAGCGAGAAAGGAAAGGTGATTGATGAGCTTCAGCAATACATCGCTGTACTAGAAGAAGAAAACCTGGGCCAAAAACTTGACTTAGGCGGTCTTATCAAGATGCAGTATGAGAAATCTATTCAAGAAGTGAACAACAATTACTCTGAAATTGTTGAGGTCTATGACATAAAACTTTTGGAGCTTGAAGAAAGGGTTAGTTTCTTTGAGCAGAAATTCACATCCAGGGAGCAGGAGATCATGGATATGTTTGATCAAGAGGAAGCATATTGGTATACACTAATTGCAGAGAAAGAAATTGCTATTTCTGACATTCAACGAACTGTTGAATCTGTTAAAGTTGACATCGAGAAACTTCTTGAAACTGCAGCAGCAAAAGTCACAGAAGTTCAGCTCGAGGTTAATCAACTTTATCGATTTGCAGAAACTCTGAATTCACTTAATATCATACAAGAGCATGATAGAGTTTTCAAGGATATGCTGATTGCAGAATGTGATAGAGAACTCGAGTCCTTGCGGGTGGCTTTAGTGCTAGAGAAAGAACAGTCAGGAAATTTGAAGAATCTTACTGAGCAACTCAAAGCCCAGGCTACTGCAGAAATGTTAGAAAAATCAAAGGAGCATCTGGAAGTTGCAAATAAGCTGAAGTCATtggaggaaagaaaagaaatgttagaAGAGCAGCTGGGAGTGCTAAAGTCTAGAACAACAGATCTGTCTAATGTTGTTCTTCAAGAGCGGAATGAGTTAGTTGATGAGCTGACTGGACTCACCAATACTATTGGGGAGGTAATTTATGGAGGTGAAAACCTGATGTCAAATTTGAGAAGGATCACGCAGAAAGTTAATGAAGAGGAGCCATACAATGACACGCCTAGCTCAGAAAAAACTAATGGTAGAACTTCTGCACCTTTGATCAAGAACAAATCAGGGCATGTCCTAGATAGAAGATCGCCTTTGAAGGAGCACAACTACTAG
- the LOC117839780 gene encoding HIPL1 protein has translation MRRPPLAARVRRSLLPLLLCCCCLAAWSPPPAARALPLCTDGRAPLPLNRTLAFCSAYGGGSGNSSSCCDAAADAALRKRFDAMKVPDAACAGVVKSVLCAECSPFSAELFNSSSKIQMVPLLCNYSSSASSAQSKDSTQDYCKLVWETCKNVTIVNSPFQPPLQGSARLPSSSSKLTDVWRSENDFCTSIGGSSRDQSLCFNGNAVFFNTTEPLPTPKGICLERIGNGSYLNMAPHPDGSNRVFVSTQAGKIWLATIPEQGSGGTLQFDEANPFLDLTDEVHYDSQFGLMGIAFHPKFTTNGRFFVSYNCDRTQSPKCAGRCSCNSAANCDPSKLGTDNGAQPCQYQVVVSEYSAKVSSSTVSMATSANPSEVRRIFTMGLPYTAHHGGQILFGPTDGYLYLMMGDGGSKGDPFNFSQNKKSLLGKIMRLDIDGTQSQSQTLNQSLWGNYSIPKDNPFADDSDLQPEIWALGFSNPWRCSFDSKRPSYFYCGDVGQDAYEEVDLITKGGNYGWRAYEGPYIYHPQQSPGGNTSLDSINAIFPVMGYDHSSVNKEIGSASITGGYVYRGSTDPCLYGRYLYTDLYSSMMWTGTETPEGSGNYTSAVIPLSCSKNSPIACESSTGSTDPLLGYIFSFGEDNSKDIFVLASKGVYRVVRPSLCGYTCAAEKPDTNNGTTTTPGSSSSAPATRLGKSVAVALALAVVLLRCPHGLFFGIVSFALSVQAALVTPLVL, from the exons ATGAGGAGGCCTCCACTTGCGGCGCGCGTGCGCCGCTcgctcctccccctccttctctgctgctgctgcctcgccgcgtggtcgccgccgccggccgcgcgcgcccttCCGCTATGCACCGACGGAA gggcgccgctgccgctgaaCAGGACGCTGGCCTTCTGCTCCGCCTACGGCGGGGGCAGCGGCAACAGTAGCAGCTGctgcgacgccgcggcggacgcCGCGCTGCGGAAGCGGTTCGACGCCATGAAGGTCCCCGACGCGGCCTGCGCCGGCGTCGTCAAGTCCGTCCTCTGCGCG GAATGCAGTCCATTTTCAGCTGAGCTGTTCAACTCAAGCTCAAAAATTCAGATGGTTCCTCTCCTGTGCAACTATAGTTCTTCGGCAAGTTCTGCTCAATCAAAAGATTCTACACAAGACTACTGTAAACTAGTTTGGGAAACTTGCAAAAATGTGACAATAGTGAACTCTCCCTTTCAACCTCCATTGCAAGGAAGTGCGAGACTACCTAGTTCATCATCAAAGCTCACTGATGTCTGGCGCTCAGAAAATGACTTCTGCACATCAATTGGTGGCTCGTCTAGAGACCAGTCTTTATGCTTCAACGGAAATGCAGTTTTCTTCAACACTACAGAACCATTACCCACACCTAAAGGGATATGCCTTGAGAGAATAGGCAATGGATCCTATCTGAACATGGCTCCTCATCCTGATGGATCCAACAGAGTTTTCGTGTCTACCCAAGCTGGAAAGATATGGTTGGCAACCATCCCAGAACAAGGCTCTGGGGGCACTCTACAATTTGATGAAGCAAACCCATTTCTTGATCTAACTGATGAAGTTCATTATGATTCTCAGTTTGGCCTCATGGGTATAGCATTTCATCCAAAATTCACTACCAATGGACGCTTCTTTGTTTCTTATAATTGTGATAGAACTCAATCGCCTAAATGTGCTGGTAGGTGTTCATGTAATTCTGCTGCTAACTGTGATCCGTCGAAGCTCGGCACTGACAATGGTGCTCAGCCATGCCAGTATCAAGTTGTTGTTTCAGAGTATTCTGCAAAAGTATCATCATCTACTGTTTCTATG GCAACATCTGCCAATCCATCTGAGGTTAGAAGGATTTTTACAATGGGACTGCCATATACGGCTCACCATGGAGGGCAAATACTATTTGGACCAACAGATGGATACCTTTACCTTATGATGGGGGATGGCGGAAGCAAAGGAGACCCTTTTAATTTCTCTCAAAATAAGAAATCACTCTTGGGGAAAATAATGAGGCTTGACATTGATGGCACACAAA GCCAGAGTCAAACCCTAAACCAGAGCTTATGGGGTAATTATTCTATTCCAAAGGACAATCCGTTTGCTGATGATAGTGACTTACAACCAGAGATTTGGGCCTTGGGTTTCTCCAACCCATGGAGATGCAGTTTTGATTCTAAGAGGCCTTCATACTTCTACTGTGGAGATGTTGGGCAG GATGCATACGAAGAAGTAGATTTGATTACCAAGGGAGGAAACTATGGATGGCGTGCATACGAGGGTCCGTACATTTATCATCCACAACAGTCGCCTGGGGGGAATACGTCACTTGACTCCATAAACGCCATTTTCCCTGTCATGGGCTATGACCATTCCTCTGTCAATAAGGAAATTGGATCTGCATCGATTACAGGCGGATATGTTTATCGAGGGTCTACTGATCCTTGCTTATACGGAAG GTACCTCTACACCGATCTGTACTCATCAATGATGTGGACCGGCACAGAGACCCCAGAGGGCAGCGGGAACTACACCTCGGCTGTGATTCCACTGAGCTGCTCCAAGAACTCCCCGATCGCCTGCGAATCCAGCACCGGGAGCACCGACCCGTTGCTCGGTTACATCTTCTCGTTCGGGGAGGACAACAGCAAGGATATCTTCGTCCTGGCGAGCAAGGGCGTGTACCGAGTCGTCAGGCCCAGCCTCTGCGGCTACACCTGCGCCGCGGAGAAACCGGACACCAACAACggaacgacgacgacgcctgGATCTTCGTCTTCTGCTCCGGCGACGCGGCTGGGGAAGTCGGTGGCGGTAGCTTTGGCGCTTGCTGTTGTACTCTTGAGATGCCCACACGGCTTGTTCTTCGGTATAGTCAGCTTCGCGCTTTCTGTGCAGGCAGCCTTGGTGACTCCACTTGTACTGTAA